A window of Aigarchaeota archaeon genomic DNA:
CCAACGAGGTCCCGAAGAATGCATCGTATCTCAACTTCTTTATGATTACTTCGCCTTCGATTGGTTTCAACTCTTCAATTATCTCAGAACCCCAACTACCGGCGACGGAATGCTTTCCCCATATAGGAAACTCTGGGTCATCTTCTAGGTGCCAGTCTTGCGTGAATACGACCGTGGTGCCACTTTTCCTAGCCTTTTCCAGTAGACGCTTTATGTTCGGAATAGTACGCCTCGCGACATCACCTACGTATAACTTACCTTTTTCATGTACAAAGTCATTTTGCATATCCACGATTATCAAGGCAGAAGATTTTGCATCTAGAATAACCTTTTGCGGCTCAGGTATGCTCGGTACCTCAACCATTCTCAAGAACGATCACCATAATGACGTATCTTAATAATACGACACAGTATCTCTTTAACCGTTGTTTATAGGCAAAAAATTCATAACTTTATACTAAATCATGCAGGTTTTGCTGAATTTTTATGAAATAAAGAAAAGAATAAAGTTTACCCCTCTTTAGCGAATATCGAGGGTTATGAAGAAAAAGGTGATCTACTACTGCCTTGACTGCAAGCGATTTATAATGAAAGTAGAGCCGGAGGAAGATGTCTCTGATAGATTGCGAAGAGTGTTTGATCCCCCAAAACTCCATGAAGGTCATAGACTCAGCAAGACTCGGTGAAGGATGCGCTTATTTAGTTCCGAGCACAACAAATAGATGATTGGTTATGGAAATAAAGCAGGTCGATATATCGGAGAAAGTCCCCGAGAAAAGGATTGCAATAGCCGCAGGTCGTATAAGACTAAGGCCTGAGACTGTAGAGCGTATAAGAAAGGGCGAAGTGGAGAAAGGCGATCCATTCCAAGTGGCTAGACTCGCCGGAATACAGGCAGCCAAACTCACGCCCTTACTAATGCCGTTATGTCATCAGCTCAAGCTAGAGCACGTTGAGATAGAACTGAGGCTTACTGACTCGACGGTGGAAGCAATGGCAAAGGTCACCGCTACAGAAAAAACCGGTGTGGAGATGGAGGCACTTACTGCTCTGACAGTCGCTCTGCTTAATATTTGGGATGTGCTCAAAGCATATGAGAAGGATGAAAAAGGTCAATATCCTATTACAGAGATAACGAACATCAGAGTTGTCAGCAAGGTGAAACAGAGCGTTGATGTCTCATGAACTTCATAGGAAAAAAGCACCAAAAAAGGTCAACGTAGCTATAGTAACTGTAAGCACTTCCAGATACGAGCAAAAGATGAGGGGCGAGAATTATGCCGACGAATCTGGCGATATTTTGACAAACGGAATGCTTGCTAAGGGCTATGAGGTAGTGCACCGCGAGCTAATTGGCGATGGTATCGAACAAGTGAGATCAGTATTGCTCGCTTTGCTGAAAAGAAACGATGTGGATGTAATAGTGTTTTGCGGTGGAACTGGTATAACGAAGTCTGACCTTACGATAGAGGCTGTTGAACCGTACTTGGAAAAGAGGCTAGATGGGTTTGCTGAACTTTTCCGGATGATAAGCTACCAAAAGGTGGGCTCTGCTGCAATGCTCTCACGAGCAATGGCCGGCGTAGTTAGGGAGAAATTAGTCGTCTGCATACCAGGCTCACCTGACGCTGCCAAAACTACTATTGAGCTCCTTGCTGACGAGTTGCCGCACATAGTTTACATGGCAAAGAGCTAACGCACATGAGGCTTACATTTCTCGGTACGGGCTCAATAATACCGACAGTCAATAGATTTTCCTCAGCGATACTTCTTGAAGTAGAAGATGATAGGCTGCTGTTGGACTGCGGTCCTGGGACCCTAGAAAAGCTCAGGATGGTTCGTGTAGACCCAAACACAATATCCAGAGTTTTCTTGACCCATTATCATATAGACCATGTGCTCGATCTTCCAGCCATCGTAAAAGTAAGAGCCTTCGACCGCTCTGGTGGGCCTTCATTAAGTCCTTTATGTCTTAGAGTTTACGGTCCGCCGGGCTTAAATACATTCGTGAATCATCTTTTTAAAGAAATATCTCAGTTCAGGTACCTTTCGGAAAACCTCCTGTGCTTCAGGTACCTTAAGCTGAAAGAGGTAACAAAAGGTCTTGTGGATGAAACTTCTACATGGCGCGTAACATGTACACCGGTCAAGCATTACGGCGGCGTGGCATATAAGATCGAGGCTGAAAATAAGAGCGTAGTTTACTCTGGGGATACGATTCCAGATGAAAACCTAATAGAGTTTGCGATGCATGCAGATGTTTTGATACATGAGTGCTCGTTTCCGGACGAGCAACTCTTAGGACTTCATACTTCGGAAAAGGGGTTGGCTAGAGTGGCCGCTAAAGTAAGACCAAGACTTCTGATGCCCGTCCATCTCTACCCGGCGTGGGAAGGAAGAGAGGAAGAACTGAAGACGTTACTGACCAAAGCCTTTGGTGGGAGCGTAATTGTACCTAAGGACCTTGAAAGTTACGAAATTTAATCAGGCATACATGGGCTTCCTTTCAGCTGCCTGTGCAACTTCTCTTAACGATTGTAGCCTATCTTGCATGGCCTTAGCTTCTTTGTATAGCGGCTCTAGATCTATCTTTATCCTAGGCACGAGCCTCGTTAAAGCTTCTAGCAACATCGCAGCCGCGGCAAAAAGTGGCGTATACTCCGTTACTTCTGCTAAAAGCACAACGACGTCGAAGTTGTTCCACCTCCCTTCACAGAGCAGGACTCCCGGTACACCAGGGACGACACCTACGCTTAGCTGTTCTATACCGGCATTCGATAACATTTCCCTCGCCCTCCCTGTACTACCTATGCCGTAAATTTTCGCATCTCCGGATTCTTTAGGAATGCTTAACGTTGAGATTACCATTTCGCAACCATTCCTCAAAGACCAATCTATGATCTTGTTTGCCACACTTCTCGAAAGCCATAGCGGTAGGTTAAACTCCGACACGAACGCCACCAGCTTTAGCTCCTCCTCAACGTATACCCTCGCAGGATACCTCGGCTTACCTCCGTAGATAAAGGCAACAGGGGGGAAATGGGCAGACTCTATGAAGGCTACCTGGTCCATGTTCAGATGCGCTACAAGATAGCTGGCTACAAGCGGCGTTACTAGACTCGAAGATGGGAACCCATCTATCACGATGCCTCCTCTTACGTTGGGTCTTTTGTATTCCTTAATCTTTATTAAATCGGAGACTTCGTATGCCATAAAAACGTTATAAGAAAATCACTCTTATAAAATTTATTACATCGACAAACGTTTAAAAATAAACGTTTAGAAAACTCGGCCGGAGGGGAGTCGCTTGGCTATACTAAGCGACTTGGACTTGTTAAATTACATCAGGAGCGGAAGGTTGTTAATAGAACCGTTCGATGAGAGTATAGTTAGAGAAAACGGTGTGGATCTTAGGATCGGTGGAACGATAGCTAGGATGAAGAACATCGGAAAGCCCCTCGATACTAGGAACGACAACGTCGAGGAGTTTTACACCATTGAAAGAGGCAGCAGCTTTATCATAAACCCTAGGGAGCACGTCCTTCTTCACACGAAGGAATACATCAGACTTCCAGTCGACCTAATGGGCTTCGTCAACCTTAGGAGCAGTTATGCGAGAGTGGGTTTGGTTATACCTCCCACGATAATAGACGCCAACTTTGAAGGGCAACTAACGATAGAGCTGGTTGGCGGAGATTTTCCTGTCAAACTTTACGAGAACGACAGGTTCATACATGTGGTCTTCTCTAAGCTTACATCACCTGTGGAGAAGCCCTATAGGGGGAAATACCAAGGACAGACGGGTATAAGGCTCCCTTCCTTCAAATAACGACGCAGCGACTTGAAGCCTTAAATATTTCCCATCAGTTGCTGAATCAACGGCAATGAGTGAAACTAAGCAACAAGTTGAACAGAAACAGAGTCAAAAGAAACCCTTATGGGGAATCGTCCATATATACTCCAGTTATAACAACATCATAGTCCACGTAACTGACTTGAGCGGAGCCGAAACGATCGCCAGGGCTTCTGGCGGAATGTTTGTTGACGCGGGAAGACTCGAACCGACACCATACGCTGCCACAAGGGCGGCCAACTACGCCATGGAGATCGCCAAGCAAAAAGGGATATCCGCAGTCCATATTAGAGTGAGGGCACCCGGTGGCGTGAAAGCGAGGACACCAGGCCCAGGTGCGCAGGCGGCTATTAGGGCAGTAGCCAGGTCTGGTGTTCAGATCGGCAGGATAGAGGATGTTACACCTCTTCCTCATGACAGCATAAGAAAGAAAGGTGGAAGGAGAGGAAGAAGGGTCTAGAAACAAATACGTGGTCTAGCTTTGAAGGTGAAACGTAAGAGCCTCGGTAGGATGCTAGGCTACGTTGTGGATATCATACCAAATATGAAGTGGGGCAAATTTCTGTACGCTATTAAACTTATGATGATGGGACTCCCGGACATAGTAACTCAGAACGTCGAAGAATTGTCGGATTGGCTTTGGTATGGCTCTGCCGTAAATGTAGAAATCTCGAGAGTTCAACAAGGAGATAACGTCAAGCTCGTCGTCGATAGTCTATCGCCAAACGAGTATGAGTTACCTATACAACCGGTACCCGTGAATGTCTTAAGCTATGGTGCCCAAACCGGAGAGCTGGTGCTCAAAAGAGACGATGGCCGTACATTGACACTTAAGGTTTCCGAGGAGCATTTAAAAGACGAACTTTTAGCAACATCTGAGTCCAACTTTTACGCGCTGTTTCTCGAGAAGCCAACCGGGTTAAGGATGATAGGCCTGGTACGCTCATCAAAGTACAGACTTTTGAGTAGGGCCAAAGAGTTAGCCCGCTCGCTTATTTCCCCATCCTTAGAACATAATCTCTGTAAGACTTGATACCAAGCCTCTCGACGTCCCTCTCAAAGTCCAACTCTGTTTCTACCCCTAAAGAATGCATAGCCTCGTTTGCTTCATCTATCGACTCCGAGTTTGCCACGGCCTTTGCTAATTCGCTCGTTTTGTAAACTATCTGCGCGTCAAGTAAAAACGTTATGCTCGAGAAGACAGACACGTATGCAGTTCTCGTCCCATCCCTTATCAGCACATCACCTCTAACACCCTTGGCCGCCATGATCGTCAGCTTACTCGCCTCTGTGTTCAACCCTTCAGATAAAAACTCCATAAGCTTTATGTCGTCTTTTGTCATACCCAATGCACCAAGTAAACCACCCATCGAGGCGATTTCAGACAATCTTGACTCTAACTCCTGCGGTTTAAGTTCACCATCGCATCCTAATCCCACCACACCAACTATGCTATTGACCCCCGAGTTAACCATCGCCGCAAGCGTTAACGAGTCGCATAGCGGGGATCTAAGTCCCTCTTCTTTTCCAGTAGCTAGAACGTCACCTCCAACGTCTATCCCAACAACGAAACTCATACCGAGTTTATCGACCATCTTACGAATGCCGCTTGCAAGACCCTTGGCTCCCTTTGTTATGTCCAATAGTAGAACCTTCTCGCCTAACTTTGCGGAGAGTCTACAAGCTTGTGGAACGGCTCCACCTCTTATTCTCGTTCGGCTTCCTGCCAAGCATACCGTTTCGCTTAGAATATCTTCAACATTATCTAACTCATCCAAAGACCTCGGGCCAGGTTTTGGGTCTACTACAAACCTTTCCCATACGACGGATCCTATAAGTACGTCGAATTTGCTCCTTTTTAATGAGTTTCTTGTAGGTATTGTTCCTAGTACATCGCCGCCACCGCCTATGCCCACTACTGCGACCTTTCTAGTACCCTTTAAGTCGAAAAGATCCCAATCCATGGCAGCACTTGCTCCTCAAAGAAGCGCTTTCGCGAGTTTTATTGCAAATATTGGATGGGACAATAGCTTCATAGCAACCCTTTTGACATTGAGGCCGTTTGCTAGGTCGAGTATGTCCGACGCGTCAAGCAATGTTTGAAGCAAGTTCAGTTCGTCGTCCGTCATCTTTTCTAGAGCACGCATGACCTTTAAGCTCTTTTTTATTCTCACTATCCAAGGCTCATACTTATCGTTGAATTCTAAAAGTCTACTCTTTGATACGTTGCCTTCATGACATGCTTTTGCGGCAACCTCTCCTGCTGCAAGGCCTGCGGCTATTGATGAGTGTATGCCCGCGCCCGTCAAAGGTATGACCATTCCAGCAGCATCTCCTATTAGTATGACACCATCCAGTATGTATTCCTTTATCATTCCGCCGATGGGTACGGGAGCGCCCCTATAGTCGATTATCTTGGCATTTCCAAGCTCCTTCTCAAACATCTTAACAAACTTATCAAGATAAAGTTTGGCTGGGGCGCCCCTCACACCTATGCCGACTTCTGCTACCTTCTCGCTTTTGGGAAATATCCACGCGTATCCACCCGGAGCTATATCGTTGCCGAGAAAGAATCTTACAACATCTGTACATTCGAGCTTACAGTTAACCATCACATACTGAATGGTAGGTATTGGTTCAGAGCGCTCGTTTATTCCAAGACACCTAGCCACTGTTGAATTATATCCATCGGCACCTATGACAACCTTTGCCGAGTATTCGTCACGGTTCGTCTTAACTTTCATAGCATCTCCATCTCTCCAAACTGAAACCACCTCCTCCCTTACGTGTATATCAGCACCAGCCTCAGCAGCCTGAGCTGCTATTTCCTGTATGAAGAGCGATTTATTTATCAGAAATCCAACGTCCTTTATCTCCACATACTTCATGTTCGGTGCATAAACTCTTGCGTACGCCTTGTTGAGGACTATACTGGGCTTAGGCTCAACACCAGCAGTTTTAAATGTTGTTTGACTCGTTGCCTCACCGCACGGTTTGTTTGCCATGATAGTCGGACACTTCTCCAACAGTAAAGTCTTGGCATCACCTAAAGCTGCTGCCTTCGCCGCCGAGACACCAGCCGGTCCAGCACCAACAACTATGACATCGTAGTCATAACTGATCATAATCAGGCACCCTATCTCTCCTTCGAGAGCATATATTTATCCTTGCCACAACCTTCCACACCGAAACTCGTAGTATAGGATTTATTTATGTTGGAGAGAAACTAGTTGTTATGGTTTTTCCATAAAAACTATGCTCTCCTTCGCCTCGCCGATCTTTATAACTCTCTTCGTCGTTGCAATCCTTCTGTTTACTACGCATATCTTGTTGACATTAAAGCCTAAGTCTTTCGCCAACCTCGCGATCAGCAGATCCGACTCGACTACTCTATCAGGAAAGACACCACCCGCGACTACTAGAGCCACCTTGCCCTTAGGCTTAAGGACCCTGAACATCTCTGAGAGAGCTTTCCGCATATCCGAGAAGTAAGCTCTCGCGATTATGGGTAGATCCAACTCAGGAAAAGGATCCTGAATGTTTTTAGGATTTAGACCCAAGTAAGAACGAACCGCATCTACCTTGACACCAGGTAGGAAGAGCTCGTACTCTATCTTGTATACCGTCGTGTACTCTATCTTGTTTAGATACGGTGGTGATGTTATTATTGCATCGAAGATCTCGTCGGGCAACTGGAGCATCCTCGCATCGCCGAGCATTATCTTAGCTTCACAATCCTCAAGCTTTATTGATCTAACGTCCATGATCATCTTCTTAACGATCCTTCTGAAGAACTTCCTGAAAGGTGGTGTCGGTTTCTTTATGATCTTTATCACACCGCCATCCTTGTAAGCGTAGGAGACTTCCATGGCCGCCCTCATAAGAGCCAGCATGAAAAAACCCTTTACGTTCTCGTCAATTTCAGATATCTTATCTCTGAAGAAGACAACGTCTTCAAGAACCGGTCTGCTGAATGCTCTCTTTACGAGCGGGTCGAGATTATCTAGCGAGGGTCTGGAGAAAGGGGTTGAGAATAAAGACTCCGATACCTTTTCTAATAAATCTGCGTCATACCTAGTAGTCTTAGTTTGTGATACGAATACCGCAAGGGGCGAGGAGTCTACGCCGCAAGAGTTTACACCGACTTCCATGCAGGCAAGCGATGTTGTCCCAGATCCGAGAAACGGATCGAGTACCCAATTTCCTCTACCTATATTAAACTCCTTAAGCATCAACCAGACGAAATCCCTTGAGAAGCCCTCCTTAAAGAAAAAACCAGTTATGAACTGGGATGTTCTTATTCGGAACGAACGTCACTAGCCTTCCGAGGTCATACCTTTCTTCGACGACGAACATATGTTACTTCCTCTTAAGCTTAGAAGCCTCTTCTATTATTGCCTTGCAGAAGCTTGGGAGGTCATCGGGCACCCTGGAGGTTATTATGTTACCGTCCACGACCACCGGAGCATCTATAAACGTCGCACCGGCGTTTATCACGTCGTCCTTAATTCCGCTAACACACGTAGCCTTCTTTCCGTTCAGAAGTTTGGCGGATATCAGAAGCTGTGGTCCGTGACATATTGCGCCTATTATAGCACCCTTCTGTCCATGTTTCTTAACAAATTCCACGATCCTGCTATCTCTCCTTAACCTATCGGGAGCCCAGCCGCCAGGAATTATAAGGATGTCAAAGTCCTTACTAAGGGCCTCGTCGATGGTTAAGTCCGGAACTATAGAGAGGCCGTGTTTGCCCTTGTACAAGTCCTTCGTCGGTGCCACGACTTTTACGTCGGCCCCTTCCTCCTTAAACCTGAGCAACGGATAATGGAGTTCTAAGTCTTCGTAATCAGGACCCGCAAGTATAGCGACACTTTTACCCGAAAGGCTCAAAACTGAACACCGTTCTTCAATACAGTACTCCCTATATAAAAGATTAGCGCGTATCGTTAAGCCCTTATATAGAGCGAGGAGTTAAAGTTAGTTTTGAGGTGGCTTTTTTGCAAAAGGATATGCCCACTGTGAAGCAGGTTATAGACGTACTCAAGAACTGCTACGACCCAGAGATTCCAATAAATATAGTGGACCTAGGGCTCATATACGATGTCCAAGTGAGGGACGATGCCAGCGTTTACGTTAAGATGACTCTCACGGCTCCAGCTTGCCCAATAGCCCGTTTTCTCGTGGAGCAAGTAAAGGAGGCTATAATGAACGGAGTGAAAGGTGTTCGAAGGGTCGATGTGGACTTGGTATTTGATCCGCCATGGAATCCAGGTATGATGAGTGAAGAAGCTAAGAAGATGCTTGGTATTAAATGACTCAGGTCCTATGATTCTTTTTGCATCCTGACGGCAACATTCACCCAAACTTCGTAGGAAAGCTTAAGCAAAGGCTTTATCGAACACCTGGATGGTTAACTGGCGTATGGAGCTGGCACCGAAAATACAGGAAAAAACATGGAACCCGTCGATTGAAAAGAAGATGCTCGAAGTTTGGGAGTTGGAAAACCTATACACGTTTAATATAAGGAGTAAGAAGAAAAAATTTGTCATAGATACGCCGCCACCGTACCCATCAGGAAGACCATGGCACATAGGAGCAGCAGCCCAATACTCACAGATCGATATGATAGCAAGGACCGCGAGGATGATGGGCTACGAGGTGCTGTTCCCTATAGGCATCGATAGAAATGGCATACCCGTCGAGCTTTACGTCGAAAAAGTGTATAAGGTCTCCATGAGGTCTGTGCCAAGAAAAGACTTCATCGAGCTTTGTAGTAAGGCCCTCAATGAGCTGGAGGCAGAGATGCTATCAATAATGCGGAGGATGGGCTTAAGTGCTGACTTCAAGAACTATTACAGAACAGATTCTCCGGAGTACAGGGCCCTAACTCAGAAGACTTTTATCAAGTTGTGGAATGAAGGCTTGATCTATGAGGCAACAAGGCCGAACAACTACTGTTGGGAGTGCGGAACGACGATAGCGGATGCTGAGGTCGAGTACGAAGAACTCCCGGCAAAACTCGTCTACATGAAGTTTAAGGTCAAGGAGACCAACGAAGATTTGATAGTTGCGTCAACGAGGCCTGAACTTCTGTGTTCTTGTAAGGCCGTCATAGTGAACCCAAGCGATGAAAGGTACACCCACATTCATGGTTTGCACGCTATAGTTCCGCTATACTCGACAGAAGTACCTATAATACCGCATCCGGCAGCCAAGCCTGAGTTCGGTACCGGCGTCATGATGGTATGCAGTTATGGCGACTACACAGACGTTCAACTATTCAGGGAGCTTGGCTTGGAAGAGGTCGTGGCGATAGGTGAAGACGGAATGATGACTGAAAAGGCAGGCAGGTACGCGGGTCTAAAGGTTGAAGACGCAAGAAAGAAGATAATCGAGGACATGGAACGTGAAGGATTTCTTGTAAAGGTCGAGGACATAGTCCATAGAACCCCGATATGCGAAAGGAGCAAGACACCTATAGAAATCATCCCGATGAAGGAGTACTACCTCAAACAGCTTTACGTGGTGAAGGACTTAGATAGGTTGGCAAGGAAGATGAAGTTCCACCCGGAGATGCATAGGCAGCTTCTGCTGGACTGGATAAACTCTCTCAAGATAGATTATCCTATATCCAGACGCAGGTATTATGCTACCGAGATACCGATCTGGTACTGTAAGGGTTGTGGTGCGGCCCTTGTACCGCCACCTAACAGGTACTATAGGCCATGGTGCGAACCGCCTCCTTTTGAACGATGTGAGAAATGCGGCGGTACGGAATTCATCGGCGAGGATAGAACATTTGATACATGGATGGATTCAAGTATCTCACCGCTCTTCATCACTAAGTACGGTAGCGATCCAAAATTCTATAAGGCCCTGTACCCTGTTAGTCTCAGACCACAGGGCAAGGACATAGTCAGAACTTGGCTCTACTACACGGTTCTCAGATGTTATCAACTTACGGGAAAGGAACCCTTCAAGCACGTTTGGATATCGGGCTTAGGCCTCGACGAGAAAGGAGAGAAGATGAGTAAGAGCAAGGGCAACGTCATAGACCCGGTCCCTATACTAGAGAAGTACGGCGCCGATGCTTTCAGGTTCTGGAATGCGCAAGAAGCCAGCTTAGGTTACGACTTTAGGATATCAGAGGCAAAGATAGCCAGCGCCACAAAGTTTCTTACAAAGCTCTGGAACCTGTCAAGGTTTGTATCATCCTTTCCGATACCAAAGAGGGCGAAGCTCACACCGACGGATAGATGGATACTCGCAGAGCTCTCAATCTTAATACGCGAATCCTTAAAACATTATAAAGACTTCAACTTCTTCTATCCCGCTAGGTTGATCAGGGACTTCGTCTGGAACGTCTTCGCCGATCATTATGTAGAGATCGTTAAGACCAGAGCCTATGGATTAGGGTTCACGAAAGGTGAGCAGAGAGCTGCTTGGTTTACATTACACACAGTACTTAAGAACGTCCTATTGCTACTGGCACCAATAGTTCCCTTCATAACGGATGCGTTGTGGAGACAGCTCTACGGTAAAGGCAGTATACACCTGGAGACTTTCCCGAAAGCTATATGGCCTACCGCGTACAAGAAGTTTACTGAGCCTATCATCGAGTTCAACTCCAGCATTTGGGCAAAGAAGAAGAGCCTAGGCCTTTCTTTGAAGGATCCTATAAAATGTGAGATACCAAAGAAGCTCAAGACCTTCGAGAAAGACCTCAGGGCTATGCATAACATAAAGGATGATTAACTCAACTTTAGCGCTCTACCTTGCTCCAGTATTCGTCTACTTGCCTCTGTATTTCGGCTATAATGCCTTCGTTCTTTACCGGTTTAAACAGGTGGGCGAACCTTCTTTGGGCTTTCAAGTAATCTTCAACAGGCCTTCTTTTTAACGGAATGTATGTATGTGTCACCTCACCATAAACAGCCTCCTTTAACGGCCATATTCCAGCCTCGACGGCAAGCCTAGCCAACTTTACAGATTCCGAAGGTTCCATGCCCCAGCCTGTAGGACATGGACACAAGGCCAAGAAAAGTTTCGGTCCTTTGAAGTTAAGTGCTTTCTCAACCTTTCTGAGCGCGTCAACCACGTGAGAGGGTGATATCGTCGCAACGTACGGTGGCTTATGGCTTCGCCATATCTCGAATAGGTCCTTCTTGGGAAGAACGTTCCCCATAGGATATAAAGGTGTGGGCTTTGTGGTCGCAGTTCCGCTACCTATTGGCGAAGACGAGGAGGCTTGAAAACCAGTGTTACCGTACGCCTCGTTGTCGACGCATAGATAGAAGAAATCTAAGCCTCTATGTATGGCTCCCGAGGTTGATTGTAGACCTATGTCCGAGGCAGCACCATCTCCCGTTATAACTACAACCTTAAGGTTCTCTGATGGGTCCAGTTTGCCCTTTTTGATGAGTATGTCTAATGCGTCCCTTATGCCTTGTGCACCGGCCGGCGCGGAGGGCATCGCGGTGTAAAACCATGAAGACCTGAGTGGTGTATACGGAAACGTTGCCATTAAGGTTATACAACCAGCTGCGTTTACCCAGACCACATCACCACCTAGCGCCTTGTGAAAAAGCCTCATGACGAGTAGAGCTCCACACCCAGCACAGAGCGGCGTTCCTGGTACAAGGAATTCTTCCCTAGGCACGTCCTTTATTGTTCTATACTTCGTGACGCTCATTTTACTAACCTCCAGAGGCAGTTTTCAACAAAGACTCGACAAGTATGGCCTCATCCTCACGGAATAGCAATAATGGCCCGTCAGGCCCTGCCTTTAGTGATGCCAATCTTTCAGCGACCCTTACAGCGTATCTGAACTCCTCTAGACTTATCGACTTGCCACCTAGACCTGCGATGACCGGCAGGATGACCCTGGGCCTATCTTCTAGGTGATAGAGTGCCTCGGCGATTTCCGGACACATTATTCCGCCTTTACCTACAGAT
This region includes:
- a CDS encoding iron-sulfur cluster assembly protein produces the protein MPTVKQVIDVLKNCYDPEIPINIVDLGLIYDVQVRDDASVYVKMTLTAPACPIARFLVEQVKEAIMNGVKGVRRVDVDLVFDPPWNPGMMSEEAKKMLGIK
- a CDS encoding valine--tRNA ligase, which produces MAPKIQEKTWNPSIEKKMLEVWELENLYTFNIRSKKKKFVIDTPPPYPSGRPWHIGAAAQYSQIDMIARTARMMGYEVLFPIGIDRNGIPVELYVEKVYKVSMRSVPRKDFIELCSKALNELEAEMLSIMRRMGLSADFKNYYRTDSPEYRALTQKTFIKLWNEGLIYEATRPNNYCWECGTTIADAEVEYEELPAKLVYMKFKVKETNEDLIVASTRPELLCSCKAVIVNPSDERYTHIHGLHAIVPLYSTEVPIIPHPAAKPEFGTGVMMVCSYGDYTDVQLFRELGLEEVVAIGEDGMMTEKAGRYAGLKVEDARKKIIEDMEREGFLVKVEDIVHRTPICERSKTPIEIIPMKEYYLKQLYVVKDLDRLARKMKFHPEMHRQLLLDWINSLKIDYPISRRRYYATEIPIWYCKGCGAALVPPPNRYYRPWCEPPPFERCEKCGGTEFIGEDRTFDTWMDSSISPLFITKYGSDPKFYKALYPVSLRPQGKDIVRTWLYYTVLRCYQLTGKEPFKHVWISGLGLDEKGEKMSKSKGNVIDPVPILEKYGADAFRFWNAQEASLGYDFRISEAKIASATKFLTKLWNLSRFVSSFPIPKRAKLTPTDRWILAELSILIRESLKHYKDFNFFYPARLIRDFVWNVFADHYVEIVKTRAYGLGFTKGEQRAAWFTLHTVLKNVLLLLAPIVPFITDALWRQLYGKGSIHLETFPKAIWPTAYKKFTEPIIEFNSSIWAKKKSLGLSLKDPIKCEIPKKLKTFEKDLRAMHNIKDD
- a CDS encoding thiamine pyrophosphate-dependent enzyme translates to MSVTKYRTIKDVPREEFLVPGTPLCAGCGALLVMRLFHKALGGDVVWVNAAGCITLMATFPYTPLRSSWFYTAMPSAPAGAQGIRDALDILIKKGKLDPSENLKVVVITGDGAASDIGLQSTSGAIHRGLDFFYLCVDNEAYGNTGFQASSSSPIGSGTATTKPTPLYPMGNVLPKKDLFEIWRSHKPPYVATISPSHVVDALRKVEKALNFKGPKLFLALCPCPTGWGMEPSESVKLARLAVEAGIWPLKEAVYGEVTHTYIPLKRRPVEDYLKAQRRFAHLFKPVKNEGIIAEIQRQVDEYWSKVER